Proteins co-encoded in one Pelobates fuscus isolate aPelFus1 chromosome 5, aPelFus1.pri, whole genome shotgun sequence genomic window:
- the LOC134611818 gene encoding uncharacterized protein LOC134611818, whose product MQMVKKSLRKAFSFIFVVSLQEMASADMRDELTCSICLNIYTDPVTLQCGHNFCHDCIENVLDSQVTSGVYTCPECRSEFEERPTLQRNTTLCNIAKSFLSTHPEQDTSAILCTNCFHAPVPAVKTCLHCEAALCSNHVKVHTKSQEHVLIESSISLENWKCAVHNEILKFYCTVDAACVCVSCSLFGAHIGHQIKPLSKASDKKKEDLKTIMQTLTSRTETIDTRVKKLNEYKEKTQEKTTSVTERVAALIRDIKKQLDDLQDQVFSEIYGQNKVASAQIAALIHELDTEKEALSKKMCHIEELCNMTDPLCFLREWSSSSPEFCDIVKGTVGDTKVPNVMNLDEDKVWMLVQTGIDEIVTGVKMKLDVDESSEVLLDVTTAGNNVALSHDDEIVAGTSALPRVESRNAAMSEWGGGGGELGPAQPQGPACTPSPGPALGPPTNPAPETQKTELGEMLKAPLKKGDEWYLIDIPWFKQWKKYVGYDSWDMYNVGECNPGPVDNSGLFSDADTQALNEHLIDDLDYVLVPTEAWLKLMSWYGSVEGQQPIVRKVVEHGLFVKHCKVEVYLIELQLCNESDPDTLIPRHFSKADTIETIEKEMRNIFSIPVEKETRLWNRYRTNTYEQLTRPECTVQDAGLYKGQVLVIEQRNADGTWLGLPPDWCFTGTARV is encoded by the coding sequence ATGCAAATGGTAAAAAAAAGCTTAAGAAAAGCTTTCAGTTTCATTTTTGTTGTTTCTTTGCAGGAAATGGCGTCTGCTGATATGAGAGACGAGCTGACCTGCTCCATCTGTCTAAACATTTACACAGATCCTGTAACGCTTCAATGTGGCCACAACTTTTGTCACGATTGCATTGAGAATGTCCTGGATTCCCAGGTGACCTCTGGAGTTTATACCTGTCCGGAATGCAGATCAGAATTCGAAGAGCGCCCAACCTTGCAAAGGAACACaactctgtgtaacattgctaaGAGTTTCCTTTCAACTCATCCAGAGCAAGATACATCTGCAATTCTCTGTACTAATTGTTTTCACGCCCCAGTGCCAGCTGTTAAGACATGTCtgcattgtgaagctgcattgtGCTCTAATCATGTGAAGGTCCACACCAAGTCCCAAGAGCATGTTTTAATTGAATCTAGCATTTCCTTAGAAAACTGGAAATGTGCTGTACACAATGAGATCTTGAAGTTTTACTGCACAGTGGatgctgcctgtgtctgtgtgtcctgCAGCCTGTTTGGAGCTCACATTGGACACCAAATCAAACCATTgagtaaggcttcagacaagaaaaAAGAAGACCTAAAAACAATTATGCAAACTCTAACCTCGAGGACAGAGACGATTGATACAAGAGTTAAGAAACTAAATGAGTATAAGGAAAAAACCCAGGAAAAAACAACTAGTGTGACAGAACGAGTAGCTGCCCTAATTAGGGACATAAAAAAACAGCTGGATGACCTACAAGATCAAGTTTTTAGTGAGATCTATGGGCAGAACAAAGTGGCTTCTGCACAAATCGCTGCCTTAATCCATGAGCTGGACACAGAGAAGGAGGCTTTGTCCAAGAAAATGTGTCATATTGAAGAACTGTGTAACATGACTGACCCATTGTGTTTTTTACGAGAATGGTCTTCTAGTAGTCCAGAGTTTTGTGATATTGTGAAGGGTACAGTGGGAGATACAAAAGTCCCCAATGTCATGAACTTAGATGAAGATAAGGTATGGATGTTAGTACAAACAGGTATAGATGAAATTGTGACTGGGGTGAAAATGAAGCTTGATGTCGATGAGTCATCAGAAGTGCTTCTGGATGTAACcactgctgggaataatgtagctTTATCCCATGATGACGAAATTGTTGCTGGGACGAGCGCGCTACCCAGAGTCGAGAGCAGGAACGCAGCGATGTCGGAGTGGGGAGGAGGTGGCGGTGAACTGGGCCCGGCACAGCCCCAGGGACCAGCATGTACGCCATCCCCAGGACCGGCACTGGGGCCTCCCACCAACCCGGCCCCCGAGACCCAGAAGACCGAGCTGGGGGAGATGCTGAAAGCGCCGCTGAAGAAGGGAGATGAGTGGTATCTCATTGACATTCCGTGGTTTAAGCAATGGAAGAAGTATGTTGGTTACGACTCCTGGGATATGTACAATGTGGGAGAGTGCAATCCAGGACCTGTTGACAACTCAGGTCTTTTTTCAGATGCTGATACTCAGGCATTAAATGAACATCTGATTGATGATCTGGACTATGTTCTGGTGCCAACTGAAGCATGGCTGAAACTGATGAGTTGGTATGGCAGTGTAGAAGGACAGCAGCCCATTGTTAGAAAGGTGGTTGAGCATGGCTTGTTTGTAAAACATTGTAAAGTTGAGGTATACCTCATTGAGCTGCAGCTCTGTAACGAGAGTGACCCAGATACCCTGATTCCACGGCACTTTAGCAAAGCAGACACTATAGAAACTATAGAAAAAGAAATGAGAAATATATTTAGTATTCCGGTGGAGAAGGAGACCAGGCTATGGAACAGATATAGGACAAATACGTATGAGCAGCTCACCAGACCAGAGTGCACTGTGCAGGATGCAGGACTTTATAAGGGCCAGGTTCTGGTAATAGAACAAAGGAATGCTGATGGTACATGGCTAgggttgccacctgactggtgtTTTACCGGCACAGCCAGGGTTTGA